The following are encoded in a window of Rubellicoccus peritrichatus genomic DNA:
- a CDS encoding DUF1772 domain-containing protein translates to MSQQIFACLSLFAAVTTTLVAGFTFTFAVIIMPGIKQLEDSAFIRTFQVIDGIIQGGQPLFGVVWIGSILSTLAIAAIGLFQFDGWHKWVPVAVATVYFVGVQLPTFTINIPRNNRLQTLQVGLMDHASIVKERSYFEATWNRWNVIRTWVALAVSISLMLIFKTT, encoded by the coding sequence ATGAGCCAACAAATCTTTGCCTGCCTTTCGCTCTTCGCCGCTGTTACAACGACGCTTGTCGCAGGGTTCACCTTCACTTTTGCAGTCATCATCATGCCCGGTATCAAGCAGCTAGAGGACAGCGCCTTCATTCGCACATTCCAAGTGATCGACGGCATTATCCAGGGCGGGCAACCGCTATTCGGAGTGGTCTGGATTGGGTCCATTCTGTCGACCCTGGCAATTGCGGCAATAGGACTCTTTCAGTTCGATGGCTGGCATAAGTGGGTACCGGTTGCAGTTGCTACAGTCTACTTCGTCGGAGTGCAACTGCCGACCTTTACGATAAACATACCACGCAACAATCGCCTGCAAACACTGCAAGTCGGATTAATGGACCATGCTTCGATAGTCAAGGAACGCTCTTACTTCGAGGCGACGTGGAATCGCTGGAATGTTATTCGCACCTGGGTAGCACTTGCAGTATCCATTTCACTTATGCTCATATTCAAAACAACCTAG